From a region of the Helianthus annuus cultivar XRQ/B chromosome 5, HanXRQr2.0-SUNRISE, whole genome shotgun sequence genome:
- the LOC110941563 gene encoding uncharacterized protein LOC110941563 isoform X1 has product MENLKALRLKEKILLIELKAIRDQIALYDESLETTANSEQESARKQSESIPPQTAKGKEISSPFTPVALEKSKNRVNEELKSSSSPEANGSGKGTSNPLMADSLPKTEKVSLRPSYSQVTQKPENPKNTRFYVIFDGDHRGIYEDWAIVKNYVEKTDYPFKKFGSLLQAQQEATRYSATCGKKEIPLKVTIFSEPLIPKKKERVIEFRNNTFSKPTKIEEKEEKDIISLDEFRAIWSKARAISQDDFEFEHIYTEDKATKSLIIFCPGANPELVSLAFSAGLAKFIYPSPNLLEISNLSEGMKKAIKNFRKKIAAARDANIFIKCTSTLPDWYQGKTFPSYHHLEIGIAKARTVNPSRVIKEDYEDYEKWLHIRTKGFLQILENLQKIKVGSFNKVNYCSTNCIITSYSGTPLPLHEKEALERMEQRIIFNKVEAGPATKEQLCQKLQRTFENHQCEYCKASSSEENKNPTEKDSYFSDEDTRELDPTHGYID; this is encoded by the coding sequence atggaGAATTTAAAGGCTTTACGCCTAAAAGAAAAAATTCTTTTGATAGAACTAAAAGCTATTCGAGATCAGATAGCTCTCTATGACGAAAGTCTAGAAACAACTGCTAATTCAGAGCAGGAATCCGCAAGGAAACAATCTGAATCTATTCCCCCTCAAACGGCAAAGGGTAAAGAAATATCAAGTCCGTTCACTCCTGTTGCTTTGGAAAAAAGCAAAAATAGAGTAAATGAAGAACTAAAATCTTCATCTAGCCCAGAAGCAAACGGCTCTGGTAAAGGCACATCAAATCCGTTGATGGCTGACAGTTTGCCAAAAACTGAAAAGGTCTCTCTCAGACCAAGTTACTCCCAAGTCACACAAAAAccagaaaatcctaaaaataccAGATTTTATGTCATTTTTGATGGTGACCATAGAGGAATTTATGAAGATTGGGCCATAGTCAAAAATTATGTTGAAAAAACTGACTATCCATTCAAAAAATTTGGGTCGTTATTACAAGCCCAACAAGAAGCCACCCGATATTCAGCAACATGCGGGAAAAAAGAAATACCTTTAAAGGTAACCATTTTTTCTGAACCTTTGATACCCAAGAAAAAAGAAAGGGTTATTGAATTCAGAAACAACACTTTCTCAAAACCAACAAAAAttgaagagaaagaagaaaaagatatTATTTCTTTAGACGAATTCAGAGCAATCTGGTCAAAGGCTAGAGCCATAAGCCAAGACGATTTCGAGTTCGAACATATTTACACAGAAGACAAGGCTACTAAAAGTCTTATTATCTTTTGTCCAGGTGCAAACCCAGAACTAGTTTCTCTAGCATTCTCCGCTGGATTAGCAAAGTTCATCTACCCTTCTCCCAATTTACTtgaaataagtaatttatccgaAGGAATGAAGAAAGCCATCAAGAATTTTCGAAAGAAAATTGCTGCGGCAAGAGATGCAAACATCTTCATCAAGTGTACTTCTACACTCCCTGACTGGTACCAAGGAAAAACCTTTCCAAGCTACCATCATTTAGAAATTGGCATAGCCAAAGCAAGAACGGTCAATCCTTCAAGGGTGATAAAAGAAGACTATGAAGACTATGAAAAATGGTTACATATCAGGACCAAAGGATTTTTACAAATCCTAGAAAACCTACAGAAAATTAAAGTAGGAAGCTTTAACAAAGTAAATTATTGCAGCACTAACTGCATAATTACTAGCTATAGTGGAACTCCTCTACCACTACATGAAAAAGAAGCTTTAGAAAGGATGGAGCAACGCATCATCTTCAATAAAGTAGAAGCAGGCCCAGCCACTAAAGAACAACTTTGTCAAAAGTTGCAACGCACCTTTGAGAACCATCAGTGCGAATACTGCAAAGCATCTTCTTCAGAAGAAAACAAAAACCCCACTGAAAAAGACAGCTACTTTTCAGATGAGGACACTCGAGAACTGGACCCAACACATGGGTACATCGATTGA